Within Cucumis melo cultivar AY chromosome 4, USDA_Cmelo_AY_1.0, whole genome shotgun sequence, the genomic segment ACCCAACTAATCCTACTATCagtttaaaattattatatattaattaatttttttaaaaaaaggaataTACTTGAAATATTACAtttgaagataattaattttcattaattataTTGGCTTTCGGCCAATCCATACATTAAAGAAACAAATCTTACACATTAATTATCAATCTATTAGATAAGGATTTCAGTTTTATTATATGTTCTaaagaaacataaattaaaagagagagaaccaaaagtaaaattgttaaaaaaaaaaaaagactaagtCGATAAATACAAAGTTCAATTATTTTCAAACCATCATGCAAGTTttgtaatttaacccaaaatgTTAATTGAGTACCAatgttgaaaatttaaaaactataaattaaaaggaaaaaaaaaaaaaaaaacttagctCTTCTAGCAAACATAGAAattagaaagagagaaaaaaaaataataataattggatCCACACAAACATAAATAACAAAAACtgatatataatttaaaataacaagaaatttattatgattatgattattattattattattattaagtgTCCTTTCTCCTCATGCATTGGTTGTCTGCTTTCCAACAAGGAGCCCATTAAGGTTGGAGAGCAAACCAATTTTCTTTTGTCTATATATTCATCTAATTTTCCACTATTTAAATGTGTCATTTTCTTGGGAATCTTTCAAATTTTTGAATTTAATATTATCCTTTCACACCATATAATATACcaatataataatttatttatttttacccCTTCAAACCTATATCACTTGACttgtatatataatttaaacacaaaataaatttagtccttataactcttttaaaaaaaaattgaaaaatatattcATTATAAGGTTTTAGGTTACTATCAAAATGTCACTCATACATCACTTACCTTCAACAACAATCATGTTCCCAATTTGAATTAATCTAACACATTCttagattaaattaatatttgtttacgATTTTACAAATACTATTTTGTTATACAATTATGAATGACCAATCTCAATATAACTCTAATGTTATTGTTAGGAGGTCACTCATCGTCTTTGAATGTTTAAATAAACTAACTATACATATTCATCGAAAAGAGAGATATGCAAATATATTGACGAACTTGaattaatttattaaacatGCCAAACTTTTACCACGTGGTTTGATTAAGATTTTcactttaaaattatttttaagtaTTTTCTTAACCTATAATTAAGAAATATGTGCTCAAAGGTTTAGGTATTAATTGTCTCTTTATATAAGAGTTGTAGGTTTGACAAAAAAGTATATaggtaaacaaaaaaaaactaatatttacttatttattttctaCGATTTATAAGATTGGACAATCGAACGTTCGACTTTTATATTGATAGTACAACTTTCTATAGGGATGAAGTAAAATAAAAACGAAGAACCCTTATAGCTACCTAATATCACCAATAGGAATataacttttctttcttttttgttgggGATGAGTGGTCGTACATATGATATATATAACATGGATAGACAAAGTGATAAGAACAATAAAtcttttgaaaataaaagtataatatatatacatacttaAGCTTGTGTATATACCACAtatttttacatatttatttaaaggaaaaaagaaagaaagaaaaatgtgaATATCAAATAAATGTAGACCTCATTTAACTAATCTTTATCAAACAACCACCAGACTGTCTCAATAACTTAGGGTTTggattatttttattttttatttttaatttcaaaagagTTTGTTTGAATATTAGGCTATGGATTGGGCAGAATATACTTTATAGTTTTGAGTTTAGGAAAAAGATGTattgaagttgaaagccataAAGAAAGGGTAATGGCTGAGATGTTTTGGATTTTGTGAaccacaaaataaaaaaagaagaaacaaattcaaTACAAACCCCCCAAGAAAACGCACCGTTTTGGAAATAATATGAACCTTATCTTCAGATTCTTGGCCTCAAAGCTGCCTTTTAGAAACCTCAcgttattaattattatgtatatttaatcccaatcaaattctcattattttaaactaaagaagaaaaagaaaataaagtttGTGGGCTGCTTTCGTTGACTTTGAAATGCTTCAAGAGAGAAGATTTagataatattatatttcatcattTTAATGTCCATGTCAAATTTTGATTGATAGACATCTTGTTTCAATTGTAATTATAATTTGTTCAAGACTGTgacttataaaataaaataaaaaattaaaaataaagtaaatagataaaatgaaattataatatgttcAAAATCTtgtaatttcaaatattttgttcGTGACCCATTGGGTTTTAGGGGTTGATGGTAGAGCCTAACTGTCATGGGCTTGGTCCATTACACTTTCGTTGACTCAGCAGAATTGGGCCTAGAGCCCAATTATCTTGATTATAGTTAAGGGCTTTTTATCAATAGTAGGCTTCATAAAGCAGGCCCATCTGACACCCAAACCAAGGAAGATCAGATTAATGACTTTGTTTTCGTTACAGCCAACTTAAGAAAAAACAATTGCAAGTTTCAATCCCACCTATTGTACACTCAAACTTATacgaaaattttaattatatcttCGAATATACGTAATTCTATAAATGATAAAAACCCAATAACACAGTCATAAAAATAATTTGAGAATATAgcgtaattttaaaatatttgcaaAGACTTGTAAGCTTTTCTAATTGAAATCTACACCAATAGCGACTGTAGCACACTTCTCAAACTAAAAAGTAAAATCTATGACTAATAACAACACATGTAGTAGCTATTAGTGATAGTAAAAATCGATAGAACATTTCTTAAACTATGGATGATAttttttgtgttatatatgcaattatttttatcattatgctatctatttcattatattttgatggaagaaaattgaaaaacaataGTAGGTTTCGAACGGTTAAAATTTTTAATCTGTAAttattggaaatcatataaattaaaaggattaatttctatcatttagagtaaaaattttactattttgatAGTAATAGTAATTTAATGGGATTGTCCTTGTTTTGTAGGTAGAAGGGATAATGGAAGGAAGGGTTTGTTTGTAAGTTGGGATGGCAGCAGGAAAAGGAAAATAGAAAGGAGGAGGGGAGTGTGTGTTGTTTAGGGGTACCCTACCCTTAGAATAGATATGAAGTGGGACCCACAAAAACAAAGGGCATGGGACCCCACTTTGTGGTACCTAATgagagaatgaatgaagaatcGGCGATTAGAATATTAAAAAGATACGGTATCAAGTGACAGGGCGGTGACGAAATCATGGATTCGTACGGTCCGGATTTCAAAAAAGGCCAAACCTTTTTCGTTTCTATTTTTGCCGCCCCGGGCCTTatttcaaaaacaacaaaacaccAACTAATAATAACAACTATTttaaattactaatttgaaAGCTTAATATAAGAGTGTTTGATTTGAAGCAATTTTGTTTTATTGGGCACAGCTAGAAAGTAGAAGAGTTTGATTAGGTTAATTTTAGAGGAGATGAAAATtcaaaaggtttttttttatatatatatttaaaggaaaaaaaagggggAAGGGAAGACCCAGTCAACAATTGACGCGTAGACGACTTCTTCATTTCTTAGCTGTCTCCCACATCCACGCCACTCCCCGccattcatttattttttcggTTTCTTTCAAACTCACACACCAATTTTTCAAATTCTAATTCTGATTCTCCTCCTCTCGCCACCCTCCTCCACGCTCTGTTCGGAGTTTCGAGTTTTCATTACCTTCTCAAAAACTTTACCAAATAAACCTCTCTATTATGGAATCGAAACAGGGAACTGGGACTGGGAATTGGGAGGAAGAGTGTTCGACGCCGACTCGATGGGAGTGCCGGATTCCGGCGGTGTTTAACTGCCCTCCGCCGccgaagaagaagaatggaaaTGATGGGAAGAAGCGGGAACCACCGAAACATGGCTATTTTCAGCCACCTGATCTTGAGGCTCTGTTTTCTGTCCCTCCCAGAAGGGAAGCCTGCGCTTAATTTTTATGCTCTGTTTTAGGGTTTTAAGGAAATGGGTTTTTTTGCTTCTCGTTTGATTAGATTGTTCTATTGAATTGTGAATACTTTTGAGAGAGTTTGAAAGTTGATTTGGGTTTTTTAGTTTGCCATTTATGAGAATTTGTATTGAGAATGGAAGAATCTTGGGTTGAAATATTGTGGGTTTTAATTGGGGAAACATAAAATTTCATGTTTCTCATTGGACAAATTCATGTTTAAATCCTTACCCAAGtctttgattttatttatttgtaacttcaaattttcaaaacctGGTTTGGGCATAATCAATTGTATGTCTAATTATAGGTTTGTTCATTTTAAACAATGTGGAATATGTTAAAAGATCTAACATACACAAAGAttgaaaattaagaaagaatTTTTGATACTGTTACAATTTAGAAATAATATGTAAGAATTATTTATTTGCACATTACTTGCTATCAATATCACTAAGAAAATAATATGCCAGGATGCATGAGTTAATCAACTCTTGAAAATatcataaatgaaaaaaaaataaatatatatatataaacaaagaTAAAATGACAATTCAAGATGGGAGCTTTTCATTTCCTTCATGTTCATGGTGTGGACTAATCCTCTCTTCTCACcaactttaatatatatatatatatatctcaatGAAAAACTAACTCAAAGTGTATAGAAAGCTCATATTTTGATGCTACCCAATAATGAACATTTtaactgtttttttttatagCTTAATTTTGTATAATATGTTAAATAAACATTTGTGAAAGACTTATTAGTAAAGGATAAGAAgtaaagatgataaaaaaaaacaataaaaatggaggaaaagaaaagaaaagggtatatataaaaaggaaattGCATGGGAGAAAGGATAGAGTTGAAATGGAGTTATAATTAGTGTGTTGGTCCAAAACAAGCTAAGGCTAATAAGCAAAAAGGACATCTCAACGCACATCAGAGAATGCACCGTGGAATTCCCCTACGCTTTGGATAGAGCAAAATAGAAGGTCAGTTAGATCAAACATCTTTGTTCTTAGTAGAGTTGGCCGAAAACTACCTTCATTTCTCTCTCTCACACACATCTTTTATCTCTCTAACTCCTATCTTTATGCATTTTCTTTCTAGGCTAACTTTTCAACTAGCCATTTCGGACAATCGAAGCTCACGTATCTCCACAATAAGCACATTCTCATGTCTTTGTTTTTCTCTTATCTAAGCAATGTGAGACTTTGTTTGTATTTTCAACCATCTTTTCCTCAAATAAAAGGTGACATGGCTGTCTTTCTCCCTCAAATTCATGGTTCTTCTCCTCTATTGAGCACCTTTGCTTGTTTGATGAAGTTTTAATCATGGATCAATATGTCCATGTTATCAAAGTTTAGCATCTTCTCCAAGAGCCACCACAAGGGAAATCTTGAGCTCACGTTGGTCATGGGTTGACAAGAATTGAATTCTTTGAGACCTATTTTATTGTTGTTCCTTATTAGATTAGTGGCCGAGTGGTCTTTTGTTGACATTTTGGTCATAGGTTGAAATCCTACTTTGAAGAGATTTGATTCTTTCCAATTTCATCTTTAgttacaataaaaaaaaatatattaaaagatttatatattttaaaggaCAAACTAAAAGTTTGTCAAGTGACAACTTGTGATTTAACACTTGAGTGAGCTGCACAAAGATAGATGCAACTCAATATATACTCAAATATTTTCTCACAAACACGACTTTGAtattaattgatacaaatttaGAGCACTATATTGAAAACTATAATCCATATTGTAGCGTGACAAATTGAACGATATGAATCACTTGTCCAACCAAATGTAAAGGTACCGTTAGCCTTGTTTTGAAGAGATATGGAAGGGAAGGGAAAAAAGGGTTTTGCAAGTGTTCTGGGAGTTAGCACTATTTCTTAGTTTCAAAGGCAATTGAaaacacaaaaagaaagaaaaagggaaaacaTATGTGATTGAGACACCAAATTTGGAGGAAtgtataaattaaaaatgaagGGAAGTACCACGTTAACTATCTTCAAAATATGGTAACTTATATCCAAGTGTTCAACTTCCATGTAGGTATCAAACTTGTCACTTTATAACAATTAAtctacttctttttttctttaattttcttgtTATTTTCTATAGATATATTATGAAATTCCCTTAActttaaagaaatatatattttcttaggTTAATGATGGTTTTGAATTAAAACTTTGTGTGAAATAATGAAGAGCTAGAGCTagttaattatttcttaatacTTGATA encodes:
- the LOC127149109 gene encoding cyclin-dependent protein kinase inhibitor SMR4 — protein: MESKQGTGTGNWEEECSTPTRWECRIPAVFNCPPPPKKKNGNDGKKREPPKHGYFQPPDLEALFSVPPRREACA